From the genome of Carettochelys insculpta isolate YL-2023 chromosome 12, ASM3395843v1, whole genome shotgun sequence, one region includes:
- the CILP gene encoding cartilage intermediate layer protein 1 isoform X2: MIAARGWIFSLFLLEATSVLREGEKVLKQYAHRLQPRQKPLRPFAKDHLARSFLQDSKGFWSPWSKWSECSAQCSKTGVQTRTRTCLAESHMDLHCKEATEEGRLCFGHSCTDCNLTCTMGRVNAECDACMCEDHILHGMVSLADGSPAAEATIYVQSETLKLLTESDSNGAFRIPGVCPDGKNILKIKKARYATATVPVPASTKKSSVIHVHLKRADKPYIVKNPTDQVRRIGQSVTLCCKAVGNPAPNQYLWYHNGTLLDSSVDNYNSNLVLKNLNMDQAGEYFCKARNDAGSVKSQMAKLSVIAIHEASCNPSPESYFIRLPHDCFQNATNSFYYDVGKCPANKCAGKTDEGLQCKDSVAYCCGVSKMEEREISCSGYSLPTKVAVQCGCGVCTEMKRTVRGRATAMDNDEPMRFGYIYIGNNRIGMTGYKGNFAVRIPADTERLVLTFVDRLQKFVNTTKVLPFNKKGGAVFHEIKLLRKQAPVTLESSEANTIPLGDMEGNEPVAELEIPPNTFYRQNGELYTGKVKASVTFLDPRNTSTATAAQSDLNYINEDGDMFPLHTYGMFSVDFTDETATESLNAGKVKVHLDSAQVRIPEHLQQMKLWSLNPETGLWEEEGDFKPDKSTRRKREERTFLVGNMEIRERRLFNLDVPESRRCYVKVRAYRSERFLPSEQVEGAVISIINMEPVSGYSSNPRAWGRFDSAVTGPNGACLPAFCDEQRPDAYSAYLMANLGGEELEAVASSPRLNPNNIGVPQPYLNKLNYKRADHMDPRIKKTAFSITVAKPSPSTAEERNGPIYANENLRECEQAHYSAAHFRFYRIEGDRYDYNTVPFNENDPMSWTEDYQAWWPNPMEYRACYIKVKINGPQEVNIRSRNMGGTHPYTVGKLYGIRDVRTIRDMEQPNVSTVCLEFKCSGMLYDQDRVDRTLVRIIPQGNCYRESVNSMLQEYLVNHLPLAVNNESGEYTMLAPLDPLGHNYGIYTVTDQNPSIAKEIALGRCFDGTSDGTSRVMKSNVGIALTFNCVEKEVMQQSLFQSLRNSVRQRERPGIRRQQREICMGQARAIVVTQHRGSTRVQCMPLD; the protein is encoded by the exons GGTCTTTCCTGCAAGATTCAAAAGGCTTTTGGTCTCCGTGGTCGAAATGGAGTGAGTGCTCAGCCCAATGCAGCAAAACTGGTGTTCAGACCCGCACCAGAACCTGCCTTGCAGAAAGCCACATGGACCTGCACTGTAAGGAAGCGACTGAGGAAGGGCGACTCTGCTTTGGACATTCCTGCACAG aCTGCAACCTCACCTGCACCATGGGCCGTGTGAATGCTGAGTGCGATGCCTGCATGTGTGAGGACCACATACTACATGGGATGGTCTCCCTGGCAGACGGTTCACCAGCTGCTGAAGCTACGATCTACGTGCAATCTGAGACGCTGAAACTGTTAACGGAGTCGGACAGCAATGGAGCTTTCCGGATTCCCGGAGTGTGCCCTGATGGCAAGAacattcttaaaataaaaaaggccaGATATGCTACAGCAACTGTCCCTGTACCTGCCAGCACCAAAAAATCCTCAGTAATCCACGTGCATCTGAAAAGAGCAG ACAAGCCGTACATTGTCAAGAATCCGACGGACCAAGTGAGGCGAATAGGGCAAAGCGTGACACTCTGCTGTAAAGCCGTTGGGAATCCAGCCCCTAATCAGTATCTCTG GTACCACAATGGAACTTTGCTGGACTCCTCAGTGGATAACTATAATAGCAATCTGGTGCTAAAGAACCTGAATATGGACCAGGCAGGAGAGTATTTCTGCAAGGCTAGGAACGATGCAGGATCTGTGAAATCCCAAATGGCTAAGCTTTCTGTCATAG CGATCCACGAAGCTTCCTGCAATCCAAGCCCAGAAAGCTATTTTATCAGGCTCCCACATGACTGTTTCCAAAATGCAACTAATTCCTTCTACTACGATGTTGGTAAATGTCCAGCAAACAAATGTGCTGGGAAGACAGATGAAGGGCTGCAGTGTAAAGACAGCGTGGCTTACTGCTGCGGTGTCTCTAAAATGGAAGAAAGAGAGATATCGTGCAGTGGCTACAGCCTTCCCACTAAAGTTGCTGTGCAATGCGGCTGTGGTGTATGCACTGAGATGAAGAGAACAGTCCGGGGGAGGGCCACAGCTATGGATAATGACGAACCAATGAGGTTTGGCTACATATACATAGGGAACAACAGAATTGGGATGACGGGCTACAAAGGAAACTTCGCTGTCCGCATCCCAGCAGACACAGAGAGGCTGGTTCTTACTTTTGTCGACCGCCTACAAAAGTTTGTGAACACGACTAAAGTTTTGCCTTTCAATAAAAAGGGAGGTGCCGTGTTTCATGAGATCAAGTTACTAAGAAAGCAAGCCCCAGTTACGCTGGAGTCCTCTGAAGCCAACACAATTCCCTTGGGAGACATGGAAGGCAATGAGCCAGTGGCTGAACTAGAAATTCCTCCCAATACATTTTACAGGCAGAATGGTGAACTCTACACCGGCAAAGTGAAAGCCAGTGTTACGTTTCTGGACCCAAGAAACACGTCAACAGCTACAGCTGCGCAAAGTGACCTGAACTACATAAATGAGGATGGTGATATGTTCCCACTGCACACATATGGTATGTTTTCCGTGGACTTCACTGATGAAACAGCCACTGAGTCTCTTAATGCTGGAAAGGTAAAGGTTCACCTGGATTCTGCACAGGTCAGGATACCAGAACACCTGCAGCAGATGAAGCTTTGGTCACTGAACCCAGAGACAGGTTTGTGGGAGGAGGAAGGTGACTTCAAACCTGACAAAAGTACACGCCGTAAACGAGAGGAAAGAACTTTCTTGGTTGGGAACATGGAGATAAGAGAGAGGAGGCTCTTCAACCTTGACgtgccagaaagcagaaggtGTTACGTCAAGGTACGAGCTTACAGGAGTGAGAGATTTCTGCCAAGCGAACAAGTTGAGGGGGCTGTGATTTCCATTATAAACATGGAGCCTGTGTCAGGTTATTCGTCCAACCCTAGAGCATGGGGTCGCTTTGACAGTGCGGTCACCGGTCCCAATGGGGCTTGCTTGCCAGCCTTCTGCGATGAGCAACGCCCAGATGCCTACTCAGCTTATCTCATGGCAAACCTAGGGGGAGAAGAACTTGAAGCTGTAGCCTCTTCTCCCAGACTCAATCCTAACAACATTGGAGTCCCACAGCCATATCTCAACAAGCTCAACTACAAGAGGGCAGATCACATGGATCCTAGAATTAAGAAAACCGCCTTCAGTATCACAGTGGCCAAACCGAGTCCAAGCACTGCAGAAGAGAGAAATGGCCCCATCTACGCCAATGAAAACTTAAGAGAATGCGAACAAGCGCACTATAGCGCCGCTCATTTCAGATTTTACCGAATAGAAGGAGACAGGTACGACTACAACACAGTCCCCTTCAATGAAAATGACCCAATGAGTTGGACTGAGGACTACCAGGCTTGGTGGCCTAATCCAATGGAGTACAGGGCCTGCTACATTAAAGTAAAAATTAATGGACCCCAAGAGGTGAACATAAGATCTCGCAACATGGGTGGCACGCATCCATACACGGTTGGCAAGCTTTATGGCATCAGAGATGTGCGCACCATTCGAGACATGGAGCAACCAAATGTTTCAACAGTGTGCCTGGAATTTAAATGCAGTGGCATGTTATACGATCAGGACCGTGTGGACCGTACACTGGTAAGAATCATCCCCCAAGGAAACTGCTATAGGGAAAGTGTTAATAGCATGCTCCAGGAATATCTAGTGAACCACCTTCCTCTTGCTGTAAATAACGAGTCAGGTGAGTACACAATGTTAGCACCACTTGACCCTCTTGGACATAATTATGGAATCTACACAGTCACTGACCAGAACCCTAGCATAGCAAAGGAAATAGCTCTGGGTAGATGTTTTGATGGCACGTCTGATGGTACTTCCAGAGTTATGAAGAGCAACGTAGGCATAGCATTAACTTTTAATTGCGTTGAAAAAGAGGTGATGCAGCAAAGCTTATTTCAGTCTCTGCGGAATTCAGTTAGGCAGAGAGAAAGACCAGGGATCAGAAGGCAACAAAGAGAAATCTGCATGGGTCAGGCCAGGGCGATAGTAGTTACTCAACACAGAGGTTCAACAAGAGTTCAGTGTATGCCTCTAGATTAG